Genomic segment of Phycisphaerales bacterium:
GCCCGGCTCAAGCACAAGCGGCGAATCAAGCGCAGCGTGCAGATCGAGGCCCGCGGCGTGCTCGGTCTGGTATCGCGGCAGAGGGACATCGGCGTTGATGCGTTCGAGGCGCAGTTCGACAGTCATGGCTGCATCGTATCCGGTCGCGCCGGTGCAGGGCTGATATCGTTGTGCATGCCGCAGGTATTTGCCGTTCAGTTCGACATCGTCTGGGAAGACAAGGCCGCCAACCACGCGATCGTCGAGCGGATGATCGAGCAGGCCGCTGTGCCGCGCGGGTCGCTCATTGTGCTGCCCGAGATGTTTGACGTCGGCTTCAGCCTGAACACGAAGGTGACGGCCGAGCAGGTGACCGGCGGAGCGAGCGAGAAGTGGTGCGCCGCCGCCGCGAAAAAGTGGGGCGCGTTCGTGCAGGGCGCATCGGTGCAGCGGCCGGACCCTCGCGGCAAGGCGACCAACGACGCCGTGGTCTTCAATCCCGATGGCGAACTCGTCTGCCGCTACTCCAAAATCTTCCCGTTCAGCGGCGGGCGCGAGCCTGAGGAGTTTCGCGGCGGCGGCGAGATCGTCACCTTCGACTGGCACGGCATCAAGGTTTGCCCGCTGATCTGCTACGACCTGCGCTTTCCGGAAATCTGGCGCCTCGCGGCAATCGAGCGAGCAGCCGAGATGTTCACCATCGGCGCTTCCTGGCCCTCGCCGCGCCAGCACCACTGGCTCACGCTGCTCAGCGCCCGCGCCATCGAAAACCAGGCGTATGTCGTCGGGCTGAACCGCTGCGGCAAGGACCCGTATCTTCCCTACGCCGGCGGCTCGCGCATCATCGACCCCAAGGGTGAAGTGATGGCACAGGCGGGCGATGGGCCGATGGTCATCTCCGCCGAGATCGACCACACCGCCGTGCAGAGTTGGCGGGCGAGTTTCAAGGCTCTGGCGGATGTGCGCCGCGAGTTTCTCGGGCGGTGTTGAGGCGGGTTGCCGAATCGATGGCGCTGCGTCAACCACGAAGGCACGAAGCGGGCACGAAGTCAAGACAGTGAATGAGCTCCAGTTCTGATCAGCGGCGCTTTTTTGTTCGCTTGCCCTTCTTCTTCTGGATCGGCTTTTTCGGCGCGGGCTTGCTTCTTCCGGGAGGTTTCGCCTTTCCGTTTTCCCTTCGTGGCTTCTTTGTGTCCTGCTGCCCTTTCTGGTTCCTGTTGGACTCACGACTCTTCGCAGGCGCTGCGGCCTTGGCGACGATGCGCAGGTCCATCCGCCGGGCGGGCGGATCGACGAGCATGATGCGCACCTGCAGCCGGTCGCCGATCTGGATCGTCGCGCCGCTCTCACTCGTGAGCGCGCCGGTCTGCTGGTTGATGCGCCAGCGGCCCTGCCGGTCGCCGCGGCTGCGCTTGCCGCCCGAATTGGTCGTCTCGAAAGCCTCGGGGTCGCGGATGTTCACAAAACCTTCGACGAGGCACTGGTCGAGTTGTACGAAGACCGCCGACTCGGACACGCCCACCACCACACCGTCCATCACGTCGCCCTGGTGGCGCTCGGCGATGAACTGGAGCACGAGGAAGTTGCGCAGGCTGCGCTCGGCCATCTCGGCGTTGCGTTCGGCCTCGTTGCAGCGCGTGCCTATCTCGATGAGCCTTGCCTCGTCGGGGCAACGCTTGTCCTTGCGCAGGGTGTTGCCGATGCGGCGATATCCCTTGCCGCGCGGCCGCTCGCTCCCGTTGCGCGTCTGCTCGAGATACGCCGCGAGTTGGCGATGAAGCACGAGGTCGGGATACCGGCGGATCGGGCTGGTGAAGTGGGCGTAGTGCGCGCTGGCCAGTGCGAAGTGGCCGATCATCGCCGGCGAATACTCCGCCTTGGTCAGACTCTTGAGGATCGCCAGGTGCACGGCCTGCTGGCGCGGCGTGCCGCGCGTGGCTTCGAGCACGTGCTGCAGTTCGAATCGCGTCGGGCTCTTGGGCAGGTTCAGCCCCGCCACCCGAAAGTACTGCCGCAATTCACCGAGATCAAACGTGGATGGATCCGGGTGCGTGCGCCGGAGGATCGGCACGTTCAGCCGGTCGAAGAGCCGCGCGAGCGCTTCGTTCGCCTCGACCATGAACATTTCGATCAGGCCGTGCGTTGACGCGTCATCTTCCGGCTCGGCTCCGATGACGTGCCCCTGGTCGTCGAAGATGAGTTCGACCTCGGGCAGGGTGAGAACGATCATGCCGTCTCTCGTCCGGCGGCGGCGAAGCACCTTGGCCAATTCATCCATGAGTTTGAGCGTCGGCAGCAGCGCCTCGGGATAGTCCGTCTCGCTCATCGAGTGCTTGCGCGCTTCCTGGGCGTTGCCGAGGATGAGATGCTCGGCCTCGAGATAGGTCAGCCGCTTGCTCGAGCGAATCACGGACTTGCAGTAGCGCTCGTCGCGCACCTGCCCCTTGCCGTCGTAGCGGATGAAGACGGACTTGGTGAGCCGATCGACGCCTTCCTGCAGCGAACACACGCCGTTGCTGAGCACTTCGGGCAGCATCGGGATCACGTGGCGCGGCAGGTAGACGCTGTTGGCCCGCTGCCGCGCTTCGAGATCGAGCGGCGAGTCGAGCGTGACAAATGTCGAAGCGTCGGCGATGTGCACGCCCAGCTCCCACCCGCCGTCGTCGAGGCGCTGAATCGAAATCGCATCGTCAAAATCGCGCGCATCGGGCGGGTCGATGGTGATGATGAACTGCTCGCGCAGGTCCTCGCGGCCCTCGATGAACTGCTCGGTGTCGGCAAACTCGCGAGCCATCTCCGCGGCCTGGTCGAGCGCCGCTTCCGGGAACGCACCCGGCAGGCTGTAGGTGTGGATGACCGCCTGCGTCTCGACGTCGGGCAGGCCCGCTTCGCCGAGGCGCTTGATGATCACCCCTTCGCCCCACTCGCCGGCGTTGGGATAGCGGATCATCTCGACGACCACCTTGTCGCCTTCGCGGGCGTTCTTGGCGCCGACATCGCGCACGCGGACCATGTCGTGCAGTTGGCGGTCGTCGGGCTCGACCAGCCAGTGCTGCTGGAATCGGCGCAGCGTGCCCACGTAGGACGACTTGGCGCGCTGGAGGATCTCGACGACTTCGCCGGTGTACGGCGATGCGCCGGGGGGCGCGCCGCCGCGGCCCCGGCTCCGCACGACTCGCGCGCGGACGCGATCGCCGCTCACCGCCGTGCCGGTGGCGCCCGGGGGCACGAAGAGATCGCCCTCGCGATTGGGCGCATCGGGGATGATGAAGCCGAAGCCCTTGGGGTTGACGCGGATCTTGCCGATGAGTTCGCGGCCGATGGGCGGCAGCATGAACTCGCCGGCGGGGGCCGAAGTGATCTGCCCCGCCGCCATCAGTTCATCCAGCGCCTGTTCAAACTCGGGCAGATCCGCCTGCTCGACGCCGACCTGCTCGGCGAGCAGATCAAAGCCGACCGGCTCGTAGCGGTGATCCCGCAGGTGAGCGAGGACGCGACTCTTGAAGCGAAGGGGCATTGCCATCCATCCACGGAGGGAGAAAGCAGATGATAGCAAACCCGCGTAAGGACACGGAGGCGACGATTGCCGGGCCGGCTGGCGCTGCCGCCCAACCTATCATCACTCCTATGGCTGACACCCCGCAGATCATCGAGGCCGCCACCCGGCTCGGCCGACTGCTCGCCGAGCACCCCGCCGTCGCCCGGTATCGCGAACTGCTCAAGGCGGTTCGCAAAGATACCGACGCGCAGCGGCTGCTGGCGGACTACTCCCGGCACATGGATGCGATCTCCGAAAAGGAGCAAGCCGGCCAACCCATTGAAGTGCAGGACAAGCACAAGTTGGCTGACCTGCAGAGTCGCGTGGCCATGCACCCGCAGTTGCGCGAAATGCAGATGGCGCAGATGGATTACGTCGATCTCATGCGCAAAGTCGATGAGGCGATGGCGTCGGCCGGCGAGGTGGGCGAGACGCCGGCCGGCGAGGTGGGCGAGACGCCGGCCGCGGGCTGACGAGCGAACGGGTTCATTTCCCCGTTGGCGGCTCTGGCCGTTCTCCCGAAACATCTGGCATGACGGGCGCTGCGACCGCGCGGCTTGGCGCCGCGCTGCGGCGCTGGTCGAATCGTCCGCTTCTGACCCGCATCGATCG
This window contains:
- a CDS encoding VacB/RNase II family 3'-5' exoribonuclease, with translation MPLRFKSRVLAHLRDHRYEPVGFDLLAEQVGVEQADLPEFEQALDELMAAGQITSAPAGEFMLPPIGRELIGKIRVNPKGFGFIIPDAPNREGDLFVPPGATGTAVSGDRVRARVVRSRGRGGAPPGASPYTGEVVEILQRAKSSYVGTLRRFQQHWLVEPDDRQLHDMVRVRDVGAKNAREGDKVVVEMIRYPNAGEWGEGVIIKRLGEAGLPDVETQAVIHTYSLPGAFPEAALDQAAEMAREFADTEQFIEGREDLREQFIITIDPPDARDFDDAISIQRLDDGGWELGVHIADASTFVTLDSPLDLEARQRANSVYLPRHVIPMLPEVLSNGVCSLQEGVDRLTKSVFIRYDGKGQVRDERYCKSVIRSSKRLTYLEAEHLILGNAQEARKHSMSETDYPEALLPTLKLMDELAKVLRRRRTRDGMIVLTLPEVELIFDDQGHVIGAEPEDDASTHGLIEMFMVEANEALARLFDRLNVPILRRTHPDPSTFDLGELRQYFRVAGLNLPKSPTRFELQHVLEATRGTPRQQAVHLAILKSLTKAEYSPAMIGHFALASAHYAHFTSPIRRYPDLVLHRQLAAYLEQTRNGSERPRGKGYRRIGNTLRKDKRCPDEARLIEIGTRCNEAERNAEMAERSLRNFLVLQFIAERHQGDVMDGVVVGVSESAVFVQLDQCLVEGFVNIRDPEAFETTNSGGKRSRGDRQGRWRINQQTGALTSESGATIQIGDRLQVRIMLVDPPARRMDLRIVAKAAAPAKSRESNRNQKGQQDTKKPRRENGKAKPPGRSKPAPKKPIQKKKGKRTKKRR
- a CDS encoding YlbF family regulator, producing MADTPQIIEAATRLGRLLAEHPAVARYRELLKAVRKDTDAQRLLADYSRHMDAISEKEQAGQPIEVQDKHKLADLQSRVAMHPQLREMQMAQMDYVDLMRKVDEAMASAGEVGETPAGEVGETPAAG